One Glycine soja cultivar W05 chromosome 2, ASM419377v2, whole genome shotgun sequence genomic region harbors:
- the LOC114403381 gene encoding probable amino acid permease 7 isoform X2: MGEEEIDDSPLIQGFPSGDVPFRRTGNVERAVAHIITGVIGAGVLSLAWSVAQLGWIAGPFIIIVFAGTTFLSANLLSDCYRFPHPLYGNIRCPSYIDAVKVYLGDSRQKVCGVLVHASLYGATTAYVITSATSIRAILKSNCYHKEGHQAPCKYGDAVYMMLFGLVQVIMSFIPDLHNMAWVSIVAAIMSFTYSSIGLGLGITTVIENGRIMGSLTGVPASNIADKLWLVFQGIGDIAFAYPYTVILLEIQDTLESPPPENKTMKKASMIAILITTFFYLCCGCFGYAAFGNQTPGNLLTGFGFYEPYWLIDFANACIVLHLVGGYQIYSQPIYGAVDRWCSKRYPNSGFVNNFYQLKLPRLPAFQLNMFRICFRTAYVVSTTGLAILFPYFNQVIGVLGALGFWPLAIYFPVEMYFVQRKVEAWSRKWIVLRTFSFICFLVSLLGLIGSLEGIISEKLS; the protein is encoded by the exons GTAATGTAGAGAGGGCAGTAGCACATATAATAACTGGTGTGATAGGGGCAGGGGTGCTGTCTCTAGCATGGTCTGTGGCACAGTTAGGGTGGATTGCTGGTCCTTTTATCATCATAGTCTTTGCAGGAACAACCTTTCTTTCAGCAAACCTTCTTTCTGACTGCTACAGATTCCCTCATCCTCTCTATGGCAACATTAGGTGCCCCTCCTACATTGATGCTGTCAAGGTTTACCTAG GAGACTCAAGGCAAAAGGTGTGTGGAGTGCTGGTGCATGCGAGCTTATATGGTGCCACCACGGCCTATGTCATTACATCTGCCACCAGCATCAG AGCAATACTGAAATCAAATTGTTATCACAAGGAAGGGCATCAGGCTCCTTGTAAATATGGGGATGCAGTATATATGATGCTGTTTGGACTAGTTCAGGTCATAATGTCATTCATACCAGATCTCCACAACATGGCATGGGTTTCAATTGTTGCGGCCATAATGTCCTTTACATACTCATCTATTGGACTTGGACTTGGCATCACAACAGTAATAG AAAATGGAAGAATTATGGGTAGTTTAACAGGAGTACCGGCTTCAAATATTGCTGACAAGTTATGGTTAGTCTTCCAAGGAATTGGTGATATTGCCTTTGCCTATCCATACACAGTCATCCTCCTTGAGATACAG gACACTCTAGAGTCTCCTCCACCAGAAAACAAGACCATGAAAAAGGCCTCCATGATTGCTATCCTCATTACAACATTCTTCTACCTCTGCTGTGGATGCTTTGGATATGCGGCTTTTGGAAATCAAACACCAGGAAACCTCTTGACAGGGTTTGGATTTTACGAGCCTTACTGGCTCATTGACTTTGCCAATGCTTGCATTGTTCTTCACTTGGTAGGAGGATATCAG atTTACAGTCAGCCGATATATGGTGCTGTTGACAGATGGTGTTCAAAAAGATACCCCAACAGTGGATTTGTGAATAATTTCTACCAATTGAAACTGCCTCGGTTGCCAGCTTTTCAGCTAAACATGTTCAGGATATGTTTTAGAACAGCTTATGTGGTTTCCACGACTGGACTTGCGATCCTATTTCCTTACTTCAATCAAGTTATAGGAGTGTTAGGAGCCTTAGGCTTTTGGCCATTGGCTATATATTTCCCGGTAGAGATGTACTTTGTGCAGAGGAAAGTTGAAGCTTGGTCTAGAAAATGGATTGTCCTCAGGACCTTCAGCTTTATTTGCTTTCTGGTGTCATTACTGGGTCTCATTGGATCACTTGAAGGAATCATAAGCGAGAAACTAAGCTAA
- the LOC114403381 gene encoding probable amino acid permease 7 isoform X1, whose amino-acid sequence MAVQNSLQITRSGTGGYDDDGRAKRTGTLWSAVAHIITAIIGAGVLSLAWSTSQLGWIAGPVCLLFCAIVTYVSSFLLSDCYRTLDPVTGKRNYSYMDAVRVYLGNKRTWLAGSLQYLSLYGVSTAYVITTATCLRAILKSNCYHKEGHQAPCKYGDAVYMMLFGLVQVIMSFIPDLHNMAWVSIVAAIMSFTYSSIGLGLGITTVIENGRIMGSLTGVPASNIADKLWLVFQGIGDIAFAYPYTVILLEIQDTLESPPPENKTMKKASMIAILITTFFYLCCGCFGYAAFGNQTPGNLLTGFGFYEPYWLIDFANACIVLHLVGGYQIYSQPIYGAVDRWCSKRYPNSGFVNNFYQLKLPRLPAFQLNMFRICFRTAYVVSTTGLAILFPYFNQVIGVLGALGFWPLAIYFPVEMYFVQRKVEAWSRKWIVLRTFSFICFLVSLLGLIGSLEGIISEKLS is encoded by the exons ATGGCTGTTCAAAATTCTCTCCAAATAACTAGAAGTGGTACTGGAGGTTATGATGATGATGGACGTGCCAAGAGGACTG GAACTTTATGGAGTGCTGTGGCTCATATCATCACAGCCATTATTGGTGCTGGTGTTCTGTCTCTAGCTTGGAGTACTTCCCAATTGGGATGGATTGCAGGACCAGTttgcttgcttttttgtgcaaTTGTCACCTATGTTTCTTCATTCCTCCTTTCCGATTGTTACAGAACTCTGGATCCTGTAACTGGGAAAAGAAACTACTCTTACATGGATGCTGTTAGAGTCTATCTTG GCAATAAAAGGACATGGTTGGCTGGTTCACTTCAATATTTGAGCTTGTATGGGGTTAGTACTGCTTATGTAATTACCACAGCAACCTGTTTGAG AGCAATACTGAAATCAAATTGTTATCACAAGGAAGGGCATCAGGCTCCTTGTAAATATGGGGATGCAGTATATATGATGCTGTTTGGACTAGTTCAGGTCATAATGTCATTCATACCAGATCTCCACAACATGGCATGGGTTTCAATTGTTGCGGCCATAATGTCCTTTACATACTCATCTATTGGACTTGGACTTGGCATCACAACAGTAATAG AAAATGGAAGAATTATGGGTAGTTTAACAGGAGTACCGGCTTCAAATATTGCTGACAAGTTATGGTTAGTCTTCCAAGGAATTGGTGATATTGCCTTTGCCTATCCATACACAGTCATCCTCCTTGAGATACAG gACACTCTAGAGTCTCCTCCACCAGAAAACAAGACCATGAAAAAGGCCTCCATGATTGCTATCCTCATTACAACATTCTTCTACCTCTGCTGTGGATGCTTTGGATATGCGGCTTTTGGAAATCAAACACCAGGAAACCTCTTGACAGGGTTTGGATTTTACGAGCCTTACTGGCTCATTGACTTTGCCAATGCTTGCATTGTTCTTCACTTGGTAGGAGGATATCAG atTTACAGTCAGCCGATATATGGTGCTGTTGACAGATGGTGTTCAAAAAGATACCCCAACAGTGGATTTGTGAATAATTTCTACCAATTGAAACTGCCTCGGTTGCCAGCTTTTCAGCTAAACATGTTCAGGATATGTTTTAGAACAGCTTATGTGGTTTCCACGACTGGACTTGCGATCCTATTTCCTTACTTCAATCAAGTTATAGGAGTGTTAGGAGCCTTAGGCTTTTGGCCATTGGCTATATATTTCCCGGTAGAGATGTACTTTGTGCAGAGGAAAGTTGAAGCTTGGTCTAGAAAATGGATTGTCCTCAGGACCTTCAGCTTTATTTGCTTTCTGGTGTCATTACTGGGTCTCATTGGATCACTTGAAGGAATCATAAGCGAGAAACTAAGCTAA
- the LOC114403357 gene encoding zinc finger CCCH domain-containing protein 4-like, with protein MAHRLLRDHEADGWERSDFPIICESCLGDSPYVRMTRAEYDKECKICTRPFTVFRWRPGRDARYKKTEICQTCSKLKNVCQVCLLDLEYGLPVQVRDTALSIDSNDAIPKSDVNREYFAEEHDRRARAGIDYESSYGKVRPNDTIMKLQRTTPYYKRNRAHICSFYIRGECTRGAECPYRHEMPETGELSQQNIKDRYYGVNDPVALKLLGKAVEMNTLEAPEDESIKTLYVGGLDARVTEQDLRDHFYAHGEIESIKMVLQRACAFVTYTTREGAEKAAEELSNKLVIKGLRLKLMWGRPQTSKPESDGSDQAKQQASVAHSGLLPRAVISQQQNQDQTQGMLYYNNPPPLQQERSYYPSMDPQRMGALVASEDDSPGGPSVSGENKPSLGKQQMQHYAHPMMPPLAGQYHHQYYPLYGYMPPVPPYQQHPPPYNAAVAPSQPPAVNHPYQHSMQPGSSQTGSGQAAHAPAESGTSTSGSQQQ; from the exons ACAAGAGCAGAGTATGACAAGGAGTGCAAGATTTGTACACGGCCATTCACTGTTTTTAGATGGAGACCTGGTCGAGATGCAAGATATAAGAAAACTGAGATCTGTCAGACATGTAGTAAATTGAAAAATGTCTGTCAAGTGTGCCTTCTGGATCTTGAATATGGACTACCGGTTCAAGTTCGAGACACAGCTCTCAGTATTGATTCCAATGATGCCATTCCAAAGAGTGATGTTAATAGGGAGTATTTTGCTGAAGAGCATGACCGCAGG GCTAGAGCTGGTATAGATTATGAATCCTCTTATGGTAAAGTACGCCCAAATGATACTATCATGAAGCTTCAAAGAACAACACCATATTACAAAAGAAACCGAGCGCATATTTGCAGTTTCTACATAAGGGGTGAATGTACCAGAGGAGCTGAGTGCCCTTATAGACACGAGATGCCAGAAACTGGAGAATTGTcacaacaaaatattaaagatcGTTATTATGG GGTGAATGATCCAGTGGCCCTGAAGCTACTTGGCAAGGCAGTGGAGATGAACACTCTGGAGGCTCCTGAAGATGAGAGCATTAAAACTCTCTATGTTGGTGGACTTGATGCTAGGGTCACTGAGCAGGATTTGCGGGATCACTTCTATGCGCATGGAGAAATTGAATCAATCAAAATGGTTCTCCAGCGGGCTTGTGCTTTTGTAACATATACAACCAGAGAAGGTGCAGAAAAGGCAGCAGAAGAACTCTCCAACAAACTGGTTATTAAGGGCCTAAGGCTAAAGCTGATGTGGGGCAGGCCTCAGACATCAAAACCGGAGTCAGATGGCTCTGATCAAGCAAAGCAGCAGGCTTCTGTGGCTCATAGTGGATTGTTGCCTCGGGCAGTGATATCACAGCAGCAGAACCAGGACCAAACACAAGGAATGCTTTATTATAACAATCCACCACCTCTTCAGCAGGAAAGAAGCTACTACCCGTCAATGGATCCTCAAAGAATGGGTGCTCTTGTTGCATCTGAAGATGATTCTCCTGGTGGGCCTTCTGTGTCAGGGGAGAACAAACCCAGTTTGGGGAAGCAGCAAATGCAACATTATGCCCATCCAATGATGCCTCCTCTAGCTGGCCAATACCATCATCAGTATTATCCTCTGTATGGTTATATGCCACCAGTTCCCCCTTATCAACAGCACCCACCTCCATACAATGCTGCGGTGGCTCCATCCCAGCCACCAGCTGTAAATCATCCTTATCAGCATTCTATGCAGCCAGGGTCTTCACAGACAGGCTCTGGACAGGCTGCACATGCCCCAGCTGAATCTGGAACATCAACATCAGGATCGCAGCAGCAATAA